The Maniola hyperantus chromosome 2, iAphHyp1.2, whole genome shotgun sequence genome includes a region encoding these proteins:
- the shn gene encoding uncharacterized protein shn isoform X3 codes for MPLTQEKRLDNFSNNDHSYLHKKFKKMASTMSMLPGSSIKGEESGYQETSLLQVTSSSTISNGSIAAAHPEIEKIKNIYDKCSMDVEKNVQTNFNDENFSLSDVNSFVQIPGKTSFSEEFLNKTENLENDFIKETYSGGTGRYICPYCKISCAKPSVLQKHIRAHTNERPFPCIPCGFAFKTKSNLYKHRRSRTHALRLQGADIASAINDDELSGDSESDTSIPPTSLSGSDRDQSSDTSMIRSEKRPNEFSSPELTNDCNNMSLHILSTLNDNKSKTIYKPKFRAAFYHGMDEKDKIKKTISQNNADFFTEHISKIISDNEAIVDVIETPLQKKYGKIKQIAESKQFLNEMEITPELTPLNLTKNCYDPDNLIRKRSHSESFAQILEDQKHPLNPEGSIIKDLLLKTKANGVNPVTSELVDGLGPLYVCPLCQIVYRSADNLEVHRLYYCKGVLSKSSTAVNNAQKEIKSARPENIFFRSNSINVRLPENTMAPGSRTNISIKSPPLKNKPDNLVILKPDCNDVIAPLPSPGPLLGNTRLVDSRLPSEFNKKTETLKIRPKESSPKRRLDSRSETYSPRLLDNSSPRSTDLYSQPKMRCMEINTSSLRLMEEMSPHIRHNSTSLQMFGGEVKIVDHSGSTTTLRIEPSKTQLSPILIHQNLSPSKYANDLEASSVVVRSGLHSGGTIVHNPPTPKETVSTPQIQTSRISTSTPTAQSSNLLNIHDITHFQFPPLSAITAYNPLTLPPLSPSSSPNGATTIFHGGKLIPHVPGIPGPNTPGLLVGSNNIQIKNNECIKNGSKLENISDNSSINMPRKGSTNYDRIFNSKSPNTKSSTNEIERHNQNKDSYNAELRSISTVPIIKIKHVDEPVPTTSFPANNNVRVALRTEGAVKRNADGFPRMPVLKENTNYLFIKSKIKDSNLQPSKNADSIPENEIKKFNFENLITKVEIYNNQIQNSSEVQKNCKTLETCAISIQNERSETSYFQKNFAAKSLSDERKPKFLRPSTLPLKPGTFTPKKHHGITPNANTMPLISPETPRPAKAYGQLYLNGNAYTYLGLKCSTKVFYCTINRPQPTYVPNQHFLSMYSNWQLLSELTPDPLGLSASSAMSLYDSRHRPQNVAVAVIKQDLILTHSSQWNKNSKDKQIIPFMDTRRSDELRNIAENIATSKKEVTGGFESNEEYTYVRGRGRGRYVCSECGIRCKKPSMLKKHIRTHTDVRPYTCVHCVFSFKTKGNLTKHMKSKAHYKKCCELGINPNEGNDCEGVEMAQCSGETDDETDSDGDEGNEGETESSDTEICKSRLPEHEAAHCLLSLGGSRPATSATPGLITSARPTTYPYTPISLDSEVDNTSEKLQTLVDSRMDVDNEPMDLSKNELRTPNSVPEIPTARESSVLASLASNTAKLPQHQSQWVNGEPMLHTYLTERALLDSKIKQSQLTCNLKTRKIDLENSMFTNTGGYEKGHKQTLNTFSVKINTNEMIDRVPVTKNDTIIKEISQSSTMLLNNEIIDKSPSNPLLENAHPNVEYSKHARIKVKGFDNSLESHPDSISNEESNVGKIHIEEKVRTDEHSEVTEIKPPLSEYDSGTSNVGTLEETDLDGISYSSEKLMEDDRRVCFFCKETFTKPPRPFRCSICAVSFRTRGHLLVHERSASHNIKISMTPNSENAKHVVSEYLKHSRINPMISPDDSVQNHRDISSDECDGSKIPLQEKTRVENDMDGEGMKLPLSEYEPMPSKDLNEGKKIEIDDDWKDCDFCNKMFRESAQLKLHLNIHYMERPFRCSVCAVSNRAKEYLQKHDRSSYHSNKVTKKPNSENAKYVVSEYLKHARINPIKNLDDPLKIQPEISSDDSNASKIPLEEKTRLDERSEGEGIKLTPTEYDGNQFDSVAPKVVIGVGGVAFKVSKGKDFEGTSYSPGKLMEDGRRVCDFCNKTFTKPSQLRLHLNIHYMERPFRCSVCAVSFRTRGHLQKHERSASHHNKVSMTSTFGAATSFNPRPFRCSDCNIAFRIHGHLAKHLRSKMHVMRLECLFKLPFGTFTEIERAGLSLTDIDTTDCASSLASLQSLARKLHEKDPTKLEYREPSGPLPALPLTGRDSSEDEDLGMITEKTCESVNDSEVKTIENKKGHDTEQIVNYSATDN; via the exons ATGCCGCTAACTCAAGAAAAACGCTTGGATAATTTCTCTAACAATGACCACAGCTATCTTCATAAGAAGTTCAAAAAAATGGCATCTACTATGTCAATGCTTCCGGGTAGTTCGATCAAGGGGGAAGAAAGTGGATATCAAGAAACCAGTCTTTTACAAGTTACTAGTAGTTCTACTATAAGCAACGGAAGTATTGCAGCAGCTCACCCAGaaatagaaaaaattaaaaatatatacgaTAAATGCAGCATGGATGTGGAAAAAAATGTACAAACTAATTTTAACGATGAAAACTTTAGCTTAAGTGATGTAAATAGTTTTGTTCAAATACCTGGTAAAACCAGTTTTTCtgaagaatttttaaataagactgaaaaccttgaaaatgattttataaaggAAACTTACAGTGGAGGTACAGGACGATATATATGCCCATATTGTAAGATATCATGTGCCAAGCCTTCAGTTCTACAGAAACATATCAGAGCTCATACAAATGAGAGACCGTTTCCATGTATACCATGTGGATTtgcttttaaaacaaaatcaaatTTATATAAACATAGAAGGTCAAGAACACATGCTTTGCGATTGCAAGGCGCTGATATTGCCAGCGCAATCAACGATGATGAGCTGTCCGGTGATTCCGAAAGTGACACGTCAATTCCACCAACGTCCTTATCAGGTTCAGATAGGGATCAGAGTTCGGACACTTCAATGATTCGGTCAGAAAAGAGACCTAATGAGTTTTCCTCTCCAGAGTTAACCAATGACTGTAACAATATGTCATTACACATACTTTCTACTTTAAATGACAACAAATCAAAAACGATTTATAAACCCAAGTTCAGAGCAGCTTTTTATCATGGAATGGATGAGAAAGATAAGATAAAAAAGACTATTTCACAGAATAATGCTGACTTTTTTACGGAACATATCTCTAAAATTATATCAGATAATGAGGCCATCGTTGATGTTATTGAAACTCCTTTACAAAAAAAGTATGGCAAAATTAAACAAATTGCAGAAAGTAAGCAGTTTTTAAATGAAATGGAAATTACACCAGAACTGACACCATTAAATTTAACGAAAAATTGTTACGATCCGGACAATTTGATACGGAAGAGGTCTCACTCCGAAAGTTTTGCTCAGATCCTTGAAGATCAAAAGCATCCACTAAATCCCGAAGGTTCAATAATTAAAGATCTGCTACTTAAAACTAAGGCCAATGGAGTTAACCCTGTGACAAGTGAACTAGTTGATGGGTTAGGACCTCTCTACGTTTGTCCTTTATGTCAAATAGTATATAGAAGTGCTGATAACTTAGAAGTTCATAGGTTATATTATTGCAAAGGTGTCCTATCAAAAAGTTCCACTGCAGTAAATAATGcccaaaaagaaataaaaagtgcAAGACccgaaaacatattttttagaaGTAATTCCATTAATGTTCGATTGCCTGAAAATACGATGGCTCCAGGTTCCAGAACTAACATTTCAATTAAATCGCcacctttaaaaaataaacccgATAATCTTGTGATTTTAAAGCCAGATTGTAATGACGTAATTGCCCCATTACCATCTCCAGGGCCACTACTTGGTAACACGAGACTTGTGGATTCTAGATTACCATCTGAATTCAATAAAAAGACTGAGACATTAAAAATAAGGCCTAAAGAATCTAGTCCAAAGCGGCGACTTGATAGCAGATCAGAAACATACAGTCCACGTCTACTTGATAACTCATCGCCTCGGTCTACCGACTTATATTCTCAACCTAAAATGAGATGTATGGAAATAAATACGTCTTCTTTGAGACTAATGGAGGAAATGTCACCACATATAAGGCATAATTCTACGTCTCTTCAAATGTTTGGAGGTGAAGTAAAAATAGTCGATCACTCTGGCAGTACTACAACTTTACGCATCGAACCTAGTAAAACTCAACTATCTCCGATTTTAATACATCAAAATCTTTCACCTTCAAAGTATGCTAACGATTTAGAGGCAAGCAGCGTTGTTGTAAGATCAGGTCTTCATTCTGGAGGCACAATTGTCCATAATCCTCCTACACCAAAAGAAACTGTTAGCACGCCTCAGATTCAAACCTCCAGAATTTCAACATCAACTCCGACCGCCCAGAGTTCGAACTTGCTAAATATTCATGACATAACTCACTTCCAATTTCCACCGTTAAGTGCCATTACAGCATATAATCCCTTAACGCTGCCTCCGCTTAGTCCATCTTCGTCACCTAACGGCGCTACAACTATATTTCACGGCGGCAAACTGATACCTCATGTCCCAGGAATACCTGGTCCCAATACCCCTGGCTTACTGGTCGGAAGTaataacatacaaataaaaaacaatgaGTGTATTAAGAACGGGTCCAAGTTAGAGAACATTTCAGATAATTCATCAATTAACATGCCTAGAAAAGGAAGTACAAATTACGACAGAATTTTTAATTCGAAAAGTCCTAATACAAAATCTTCTACTAACGAAATAGAGAGACATAACCAAAATAAAGATAGTTACAATGCAGAATTACGAAGCATTTCAACCGTGccaattataaaaattaaacacgTAGATGAGCCTGTTCCTACTACTTCATTTCCAGCAAACAATAATGTCAGAGTAGCTCTACGAACTGAAGGTGCTGTTAAAAGAAATGCTGATGGTTTTCCAAGAATGCCTGTATTgaaagaaaatactaattacttatttattaagagCAAAATCAAGGATTCTAATTTACAACCTTCTAAAAATGCCGATAGTATCcctgaaaatgaaataaaaaaattcaatttcgAAAATCTGATAACTAAAGTAGAAATATATAACAATCAAATACAAAATTCGTCAGAGGTCCAGAAAAATTGTAAAACTCTAGAAACATGTGCCATATCAATTCAAAACGAAAGGTCAGAAACATCCTACtttcaaaaaaattttgcaGCAAAGTCACTAAGCGATGAGAGAAAGCCTAAGTTTTTAAGACCATCAACATTGCCTCTAAAACCTGGCACATTTACTCCAAAAAAACACCATGGAATAACACCTAATGCCAATACAATGCCATTAATATCTCCTGAAACTCCCCGCCCAGCAAAAGCTTATGGGCAACTCTATCTAAATGGCAATGCTTACACGTACTTGGGTTTAAAATGCTCCACTAAAGTTTTTTACTGCACTATCAATCGTCCACAGCCAACTTATGTACCGAATCAACATTTCCTATCGATGTATAGTAATTGGCAG TTACTATCTGAGCTGACGCCAGACCCGCTGGGACTGTCAGCATCGTCTGCTATGTCTCTATATGACTCACGTCATCGACCGCAAAACGTGGCTGTAGCTGTGATTAAACAGGATCTCATATTGACTCATTCATCGCAATGGAATAAAAATTCGAAGGACAAACAG atAATACCTTTTATGGATACAAGAAGGTCGGACGAATTGAGAAATATTGCTGAAAATATTGCAACATCCAAAAAAGAAGTAACTGGTGGATTCGAAAGTAATGAAGAATATACATATGTACGTGGTCGTGGCAGAGGACGTTATGTTTGTTCTGAATGTGGGATTCGTTGTAAAAAGCCTTCTATGCTGAAGAAACACATTCGAACTCACACTGATGTCCGACCTTACACGTGCGTTCATTGCGTTTTTAG CTTTAAAACAAAGGGCAACTTGACAAAACACATGAAGAGTAAAGCTCATTACAAAAAATGTTGCGAGTTAGGAATAAATCCAAATGAAGGGAATGACTGCGAAGGTGTCGAAATGGCGCAGTGTTCAGGTGAAACTGATGACGAAACTGATTCGGACGGCGATGAAGGAAACGAAGGCGAAACAGAATCAAGTG atACAGAGATTTGTAAATCTCGACTACCAGAACACGAAGCTGCCCACTGTTTACTATCTTTAGGTGGTAGTAGACCGGCTACGTCGGCGACTCCTGGTTTAATAACTAGCGCCAGGCCTACTACTTATCCTTATACACCCATCTCATTAGACAGTGAAGTTGATAATACTTCAGAAAAACTACAAACCTTGGTAGACTCAAGAATGGATGTTGATAACGAGCCAATGGATCTTAGCAAAAATGAATTAAGAACACCCAATAGCGTACCAGAAATACCAACTGCGAGAGAATCCAGTGTTTTGGCATCGTTAGCGTCAAATACAGCTAAGCTACCTCAACATCAGAGTCAGTGGGTCAATGGCGAACCAATGCTGCACACATATTTAACAGAACGGGCTCTATTAGactctaaaataaaacaaagtcaACTAACGTGCAAtcttaaaacaagaaaaattgaTTTGGAGAACTCTATGTTTACAAATACAGGTGGTTATGAAAAAGGCCACAAACAAACTTTAAATACTTtttcagtaaaaataaatactaatgAAATGATCGATAGGGTTCCTGTGACTAAAAACGATACTATTATTAAGGAAATTTCACAAAGTTCGACGATGCTCCTTAATAATGAAATTATAGACAAATCTCCTAGTAATCCGCTTTTAGAAAACGCTCATCCCAATgttgaatattcaaaacatGCTAGAATTAAAGTTAAGGGGTTTGATAACTCTCTAGAAAGTCATCCAGATAGTATATCAAATGAAGAAAGTAATGTGGGTAAGATACACATAGAAGAAAAAGTAAGAACGGACGAGCATTCTGAAGTCACCGAAATAAAACCACCTCTTTCAGAATATGATTCAGGGACatctaatgtaggtacattagaaGAAACGGATTTAGACGGTATTTCTTATTCATCTGAAAAACTGATGGAAGATGACAGAcgtgtatgttttttttgtaaagaaacATTCACTAAACCACCGAGGCCCTTTAGATGTAGTATATGCGCTGTAAGTTTTCGCACGAGGGGTCATCTATTAGTACATGAGCGATCAGCGtcccataatataaaaatttcaatgaCACCCAATTCGGAAAATGCTAAACACGTGGTTTCGGAATATTTAAAACATTCCAGAATAAATCCCATGATATCTCCTGATGATTCTGTTCAAAATCATCGAGATATATCAAGTGATGAATGCGATGGAAGCAAGATACCCTTGCAAGAAAAAACAAGGGTGGAGAATGATATGGACGGTGAAGGAATGAAATTGCCCTTATCTGAGTATGAGCCCATGCCTTCCAAAGACTTAAAtgaaggaaaaaaaatcgaaatagaCGACGACTGGAAAGACTGTGATTTCTGTAACAAAATGTTCCGGGAATCGGCACAATTAAAATTGCATTTGAATATACATTATATGGAGAGGCCGTTTAGATGTAGTGTGTGTGCTGTTAGTAATCGGGCTAAAGAGTATCTTCAAAAACATGATCGTTCATCCTATCATAGTAACAAAGTTACGAAGAAACCTAATTCAGAAAACGCAAAATATGTAGTTTCAGAATATTTAAAACATGCCCGAATAAATCCCATAAAAAATTTAGATGAtcctttaaaaattcaaccagAGATATCAAGTGACGACAGCAATGCAAGTAAGATTCCGTTGgaagaaaaaacaagattagATGAAAGATCGGAAGGTGAAGGAATAAAATTAACTCCAACAGAATACGATGGGAATCAATTTGACTCCGTAGCACCTAAAGTTGTAATTGGGGTAGGGGGTGTAGCATTCAAAGTAAGTAAAGGAAAAGATTTTGAAGGCACATCTTACTCTCCAGGAAAACTAATGGAAGATGGGCGGAGAGTTTGTGATTTCTGTAACAAAACGTTCACAAAACCATCTCAACTAAGACTACATCTGAATATACACTATATGGAGAGACCATTTAGATGTAGTGTATGCGCTGTCAGTTTTCGAACGAGAGGTCACCTTCAGAAACATGAGCGTTCAGCCTCACATCACAATAAAGTTTCAATGACATCTACATTCGGCGCAGCGACATCATTTAATCCACGACCTTTTCGCTGTTCAGATTGTAATATAGCATTTAGAATACATGGACATTTAGCTAAACATCTAAGAAGTAAAATGCACGTAATGCGTCTCGAGTGTTTGTTTAAACTACCGTTCGGTACTTTTACCGAGATTGAGCGAGCAGGTCTCAGTTTAACGGATATCGACACGACAGATTGCGCCAGTTCGCTAGCTAGTCTTCAGTCGCTGGCAAGGAAGTTGCACGAAAAAGACCCTACGAAGCTGGAATATAGAGAACCAAGCGGTCCGTTGCCAGCTCTACCTCTAACAGGCAGGGACTCTTCGGAAGACGAAGATTTAGGTATGATTACAGAAAAGACTTGTGAGAGTGTAAATGATAGTGAGGTCAAGACTATTGAAAATAAGAAAGGTCATGATACCGAACAAATAGTTAATTATAGTGCCACAGATAATTAG